Proteins encoded together in one Chitinivorax tropicus window:
- a CDS encoding flagellar hook assembly protein FlgD, whose product MADVNKVSGAGAAQNNGATTTAKKTNGMEEAQDRFLKLLTTQMRNQDPLNPLDNAQVTSQMAQINTVAGITKLNESIAALSKSMMAGQAMQAASVIGRQALVPGDLIDLAGSKGAAGVNFADDVDSVTVNILNKEGKLVSSQELGKQPAGVLRLAWDGKDDKGTQLPDGPYRFEVSAAYKGKAIQATPYAFARVNSVLLADDGVKLDVGRLGSVAFADVKQIV is encoded by the coding sequence ATGGCTGATGTGAATAAAGTAAGTGGTGCGGGTGCGGCCCAGAACAATGGCGCGACAACAACGGCCAAGAAGACCAACGGCATGGAGGAGGCGCAGGATCGCTTCCTCAAGTTGTTGACCACACAGATGCGTAATCAAGACCCTTTGAACCCATTGGACAACGCACAAGTCACGTCACAGATGGCGCAGATCAATACCGTCGCGGGGATCACCAAGCTCAATGAATCGATTGCCGCCTTGTCCAAGAGCATGATGGCAGGGCAGGCCATGCAGGCAGCCAGCGTGATCGGGCGCCAGGCGTTGGTGCCGGGGGATCTGATCGATCTGGCGGGCAGTAAAGGTGCAGCTGGCGTGAATTTTGCTGATGATGTCGATAGTGTCACCGTCAACATTCTCAACAAGGAAGGCAAGCTGGTCAGCAGCCAGGAATTGGGCAAGCAACCGGCGGGCGTTCTGCGTCTGGCGTGGGATGGCAAGGATGACAAAGGAACGCAGCTGCCGGATGGGCCGTATCGCTTTGAAGTCAGCGCAGCCTATAAAGGCAAGGCGATCCAGGCAACCCCCTACGCCTTTGCCCGTGTCAACAGCGTGCTGTTGGCGGATGACGGGGTGAAGCTGGATGTCGGCAGGCTGGGCAGTGTTGCCTTTGCTGACGTGAAACAAATCGTGTAA
- the flgB gene encoding flagellar basal body rod protein FlgB, translating to MLGKIDREFAFLEKAIKLRTFRQELIASNIANADTPGYKAKDIDFANALSGAVGNRGDLALSTTHRRHLGPAEGSAMGAQVLYRLEKQASIDGNTVDTDTELANFTDNAVRYQAELTFMNSRIRSLTSAMQTR from the coding sequence ATGCTCGGCAAGATTGATCGTGAATTCGCCTTTCTCGAAAAGGCCATCAAGCTTCGCACATTCCGTCAGGAGCTGATCGCCTCCAATATCGCCAACGCCGACACCCCAGGCTACAAAGCCAAAGACATCGACTTTGCCAATGCGCTCAGTGGGGCCGTCGGCAATCGTGGCGATCTGGCCTTGTCCACCACCCATCGCCGCCATCTCGGCCCGGCAGAGGGCAGCGCCATGGGCGCGCAGGTGCTTTATCGGCTGGAAAAGCAGGCCAGTATCGATGGCAACACTGTCGATACTGATACTGAGCTGGCAAACTTCACCGACAATGCCGTCCGCTACCAAGCCGAGCTGACTTTCATGAACAGCCGCATCCGCAGCCTGACCAGCGCGATGCAGACACGTTGA
- the ftsB gene encoding cell division protein FtsB — translation MRFLTLILVALIALLQYPLWVGKGSWLSVWKNDAELVKQKGINEQLQARNASLEAEVNDLKQGYDAIEERARNELGMIRHDEVFFQVLESHVPARAAPPSNIPDQPL, via the coding sequence ATGCGTTTTCTGACACTGATTCTGGTTGCATTGATTGCTTTGCTACAGTACCCGCTCTGGGTCGGCAAGGGCAGCTGGCTGAGTGTCTGGAAGAATGACGCTGAGCTGGTCAAGCAAAAAGGCATCAATGAGCAGTTGCAGGCCCGCAACGCCTCATTGGAGGCTGAAGTCAACGACCTGAAACAAGGTTACGACGCCATCGAGGAGCGTGCACGCAATGAGCTGGGCATGATCCGTCACGATGAGGTGTTCTTTCAGGTGTTGGAGTCCCACGTCCCAGCGCGTGCCGCGCCGCCAAGCAACATTCCTGACCAGCCTTTGTAA
- the kdsA gene encoding 3-deoxy-8-phosphooctulonate synthase: protein MKLCGVDVGLNHPFFLIAGPCVIEGEQFALDTAGQLKEIATELGIPFIYKSSFDKANRSSGKSFRGFGMDEGLRILAKVREQIGVPVLTDVHDIEQIKPVADVVDVLQTPAFLCRQTDFIRACAQSGKPVNFKKGQFLAPHDMKNVMDKARDAAREVGLPDDQFMACERGVSFGYNNLVSDMRSLAIMRETGCPVVFDATHSVQLPGGQGTASGGQREFVPVLARAAVATGIAGLFMETHPNPCEALSDGPNAWPLGQLKSLLKTLQAIDRLVKETGFAEQALLDQ, encoded by the coding sequence ATGAAACTGTGTGGCGTTGACGTTGGGTTGAATCACCCATTTTTTCTGATTGCCGGTCCCTGCGTGATCGAAGGCGAGCAGTTTGCGCTGGATACTGCCGGGCAGCTCAAGGAAATCGCTACCGAGCTGGGTATCCCATTCATTTACAAATCGAGCTTCGACAAGGCCAATCGCTCATCAGGCAAGTCGTTCCGGGGATTTGGCATGGACGAGGGTCTGCGCATCCTGGCCAAGGTGCGTGAGCAGATTGGTGTGCCGGTGCTGACGGACGTACATGATATCGAGCAGATCAAACCAGTGGCGGACGTGGTTGATGTGTTACAGACACCGGCATTCCTGTGCCGTCAGACTGACTTCATCCGTGCCTGCGCGCAGTCTGGCAAACCAGTCAATTTCAAGAAGGGTCAGTTCCTGGCGCCACATGATATGAAGAATGTCATGGATAAAGCGCGGGATGCGGCTCGTGAGGTAGGGCTGCCTGATGATCAATTCATGGCCTGCGAGCGGGGTGTCAGCTTCGGATACAACAATCTCGTGTCCGATATGCGTAGTCTGGCCATCATGCGCGAGACAGGCTGCCCTGTGGTGTTCGATGCTACCCACTCGGTGCAGTTGCCCGGTGGGCAAGGGACGGCATCCGGCGGGCAGCGCGAATTCGTGCCAGTGTTGGCACGGGCTGCCGTGGCAACCGGTATTGCCGGGTTGTTCATGGAAACCCACCCTAACCCATGCGAGGCGCTGTCAGATGGCCCCAATGCCTGGCCCCTGGGTCAGCTCAAATCGTTGTTGAAGACCCTGCAAGCCATTGACAGGCTGGTCAAGGAAACAGGCTTTGCAGAGCAGGCATTGCTTGATCAATGA
- the flgE gene encoding flagellar hook protein FlgE produces the protein MGFQQGLSGLNVSAKNLDVIGNNVANANTVGFKYSRTEFADIFATTLVGLSGTQAGIGAYVSRVAQQFTQGNITSSSNPLDLAINDNGFFRMASPAGAISYTRNGQFKQDKFGFLVDNRGSYLTGFGVTQAVDPLTGVSRDVADRGKEINLRIDPNGQSAPQATGASLGAERGALFQVNLNAKDTTPTNKNNFKSSTTPVGGPLGSPIPDATSYTTATSLTVYDSEGLGHSLTTFYIKTEVPNEWAVMMVADGASAANVGVRAPGGGAYLPQVNAGGTAYDPVTGLPLAGLADLRLTFDTNGQLTGYKVAGNAYPVTTPPDISLNLKGIADELTNINKTKGINTVVTYGAAGNAAPFKPLDFPLNFRGSTQFASGFSVKSQQDGFAPGQLAGFSISPTGAITVRYTNGQSRTEGFVRMASFPNVQGLQPAGNNQWVQTFQAGQEQVGLPGDAGFGTLQSGAMEDSNVDLTAELVNMITAQRSYQANAQTIKTQDSVLQTLVSLR, from the coding sequence ATGGGTTTCCAACAAGGGTTGTCCGGTCTGAATGTATCAGCCAAGAATCTGGATGTGATCGGCAACAACGTGGCCAACGCCAATACCGTGGGCTTCAAATACTCCAGAACCGAATTTGCCGATATCTTTGCCACCACCCTGGTAGGCCTGTCTGGCACGCAAGCAGGGATTGGTGCCTATGTCAGCCGCGTGGCGCAGCAGTTCACCCAGGGTAATATCACCTCATCGTCCAACCCGCTGGATCTGGCCATCAACGACAACGGCTTCTTCCGTATGGCATCCCCGGCGGGCGCCATCAGCTACACCCGCAATGGCCAGTTCAAGCAGGATAAATTCGGGTTCCTGGTGGACAACCGTGGCAGCTATCTGACTGGCTTTGGTGTGACACAGGCGGTAGACCCATTGACCGGTGTATCACGCGATGTGGCTGATCGGGGTAAAGAGATCAACCTGCGGATCGACCCCAATGGCCAATCTGCGCCGCAAGCCACTGGTGCCAGTCTGGGCGCGGAACGGGGCGCGTTGTTCCAGGTCAATCTCAATGCCAAGGATACGACGCCGACCAACAAGAACAATTTCAAGTCTTCGACCACCCCAGTCGGCGGGCCGTTGGGCAGCCCGATTCCCGACGCCACCAGCTACACCACGGCGACTTCGTTGACGGTATATGACAGCGAGGGCCTGGGCCATTCGCTGACGACGTTCTACATCAAGACCGAGGTGCCCAATGAATGGGCGGTGATGATGGTGGCGGATGGCGCCAGTGCAGCCAATGTGGGGGTGCGCGCACCGGGCGGTGGGGCTTATCTGCCGCAGGTGAATGCCGGTGGCACCGCTTATGACCCGGTCACCGGCTTGCCGCTGGCTGGCTTGGCAGACCTGCGCCTGACGTTTGATACCAATGGCCAATTGACGGGTTACAAAGTCGCCGGCAACGCCTACCCGGTCACCACGCCACCCGATATCAGCCTCAACCTGAAAGGGATTGCGGACGAGCTGACCAATATCAACAAAACCAAGGGTATCAATACCGTGGTGACCTACGGTGCGGCTGGCAATGCCGCGCCTTTCAAGCCACTGGATTTTCCATTGAATTTCAGAGGATCGACCCAGTTTGCCTCAGGGTTTTCGGTGAAATCACAACAAGATGGTTTCGCGCCCGGCCAGTTGGCAGGCTTCTCGATCTCGCCTACCGGCGCGATCACCGTGCGTTATACCAATGGTCAAAGCCGTACAGAGGGGTTTGTGCGTATGGCGAGCTTCCCCAATGTGCAAGGCTTGCAGCCGGCAGGTAACAACCAATGGGTGCAGACCTTCCAGGCGGGACAGGAGCAGGTCGGTCTGCCGGGCGATGCCGGGTTCGGCACCTTGCAATCCGGCGCGATGGAAGACTCCAACGTGGACTTGACCGCTGAGCTGGTGAATATGATCACCGCCCAGCGCAGCTACCAGGCCAATGCGCAGACCATCAAGACGCAGGACTCAGTACTGCAGACACTGGTCAGCCTGCGTTGA
- the flgC gene encoding flagellar basal body rod protein FlgC: MFKVFDIAGSAMTAQSQRLNVVASNLANIDSATSSDGQVYKAKQVVFETTPLSKAQRNVAGVRVREVVEDTAPPRLVYDPTSPFADGNGYVTFPNVNAVEEMVNMISASRSYQTNADMMNTAKTMLLKTLQLGQ, from the coding sequence ATGTTCAAGGTATTCGATATCGCAGGCTCGGCCATGACTGCCCAGTCGCAGCGTCTGAATGTGGTGGCCAGCAATCTGGCCAATATCGACAGCGCCACGTCCAGCGATGGCCAGGTCTACAAGGCCAAACAGGTGGTGTTCGAGACCACACCGCTGAGCAAGGCGCAACGTAATGTGGCAGGGGTGCGCGTCCGCGAGGTGGTTGAGGACACGGCGCCCCCTCGATTGGTGTACGACCCCACCAGCCCTTTTGCCGACGGCAATGGCTATGTGACCTTCCCCAATGTGAATGCGGTGGAGGAGATGGTCAACATGATTTCGGCATCTCGTTCCTATCAGACCAATGCTGACATGATGAACACCGCCAAGACCATGCTGCTGAAAACACTGCAGCTGGGTCAATAA
- a CDS encoding CTP synthase — protein sequence MTKYIFVTGGVVSSLGKGIAAASLAAILESRGLKVTMMKLDPYINVDPGTMSPMQHGEVFVTEDGAETDLDLGHYERFIQAKMRKCNNFTTGQIYESVIKKERRGDYLGKTVQVIPHITDEIKLFVEQGAGEADLAVVEVGGTVGDIESLPFLEAIRQMGVELGRENTCFVHLSYVPYIAAAGEIKTKPTQHSVKEMREIGIQPDVLICRADRMVPDDERKKIALFTNVTERAVVSCPDMDSIYKIPRVLSDQGIDDIICKQLQLTLPKADLSLWDRIVEAVENPKQTVNIAMVGKYVDLTESYKSLIEALKHAGIHTRSDVKIHYLDSEELETGDLHELKDMDAILVPGGFGKRGVEGKIRAVRYAREHNVPYLGICLGMQLALIEYARDMAGMAGANSTEFVRDTPFPVVALIDEWVNRDGKIETRDENSNLGGTMRLGGQDCDLADGSLAARIYGANRIVERHRHRYEVNNHYLSRLEAAGLKVSGRSTDPNHLCETIELPGHRWFFGCQFHPEFTSTPRDGHPLFKAYVEAAIAYAHENGREGLHC from the coding sequence ATGACTAAATATATCTTCGTTACCGGCGGCGTTGTCTCCTCTTTAGGTAAAGGCATCGCCGCCGCGTCACTTGCGGCAATCCTCGAATCCCGTGGCCTCAAGGTCACCATGATGAAGCTGGACCCCTATATCAATGTGGATCCAGGCACCATGAGCCCGATGCAACACGGCGAAGTCTTCGTGACAGAAGATGGCGCCGAGACAGATCTGGATCTGGGCCATTATGAGCGCTTCATTCAAGCCAAGATGCGCAAGTGCAATAACTTCACCACGGGCCAGATTTACGAATCCGTGATCAAGAAAGAACGTCGGGGCGATTATCTGGGCAAGACGGTCCAGGTCATTCCGCATATCACCGACGAAATCAAGTTGTTTGTCGAGCAAGGTGCGGGTGAGGCTGATCTGGCAGTGGTCGAGGTCGGTGGCACCGTGGGCGATATCGAATCGCTGCCTTTTCTGGAGGCCATCCGCCAGATGGGTGTCGAGCTGGGTCGCGAGAACACTTGCTTCGTCCACCTGTCGTATGTGCCCTACATTGCCGCTGCGGGTGAGATCAAGACCAAGCCGACGCAGCATTCCGTTAAGGAAATGCGTGAAATCGGCATTCAACCCGATGTGTTGATCTGTCGCGCGGATCGCATGGTGCCAGACGATGAGCGCAAGAAGATTGCATTGTTCACCAATGTGACCGAGCGTGCGGTGGTGTCTTGCCCGGACATGGACTCGATCTACAAGATTCCGCGTGTGTTGTCTGATCAAGGCATTGACGACATCATCTGCAAGCAACTGCAGCTGACGCTGCCAAAAGCAGACCTGAGTCTGTGGGATCGGATCGTCGAAGCAGTAGAGAACCCCAAGCAGACTGTCAATATTGCGATGGTCGGCAAATATGTCGATCTCACCGAATCCTACAAATCGTTGATCGAAGCGTTGAAGCATGCTGGTATCCACACGCGCAGCGACGTGAAGATCCACTATCTGGATTCCGAAGAGCTGGAAACCGGCGATCTGCACGAGCTCAAGGACATGGATGCGATTCTGGTGCCGGGTGGTTTCGGTAAACGCGGTGTAGAAGGCAAGATCCGTGCTGTGCGCTATGCTCGTGAGCACAACGTACCCTATCTGGGTATCTGTCTGGGCATGCAGTTGGCGCTGATCGAATACGCACGGGACATGGCCGGCATGGCGGGTGCCAACTCCACCGAATTTGTACGCGATACACCATTCCCGGTCGTTGCGCTGATCGACGAGTGGGTGAATCGCGATGGCAAGATCGAAACCCGTGATGAGAATTCCAATCTGGGCGGCACCATGCGCCTGGGTGGTCAGGATTGTGATCTGGCTGACGGGTCGCTGGCTGCGCGCATCTATGGTGCGAACCGCATCGTCGAGCGCCATCGCCATCGGTATGAGGTCAACAATCATTACCTGTCACGATTGGAGGCTGCAGGCCTCAAGGTCAGCGGTCGTTCCACCGATCCGAACCACTTGTGTGAAACCATTGAGCTGCCAGGCCATCGTTGGTTCTTCGGCTGTCAATTTCACCCCGAATTCACATCGACGCCGCGTGATGGACATCCATTGTTCAAAGCGTATGTCGAGGCGGCGATTGCCTATGCCCATGAGAACGGGCGTGAGGGATTGCACTGCTGA
- the eno gene encoding phosphopyruvate hydratase, whose amino-acid sequence MSSIVEVVAREILDSRGNPTVEADVLLESGVMGRAAVPSGASTGEKEAVELRDGDKSRYLGKGVLKAVEAVNTEICEAIIGLDAADQAFIDKTLIELDGTDNKSRLGANAILAVSVAVAKAAAEEAGLPLYRYLGGAGPMALPVPMMNVINGGAHANNSLDIQEFMIMPVGAKTFRDALRCGAEIFHHLKKIIDAKGMPTTVGDEGGFAPNLKSNEEALALISEAVTAAGYTPGEDVLFALDCASSEFYKDGHYVLEGEGGLKLTSEQFADYLATLADKYPIISIEDGMSEHDWNGWKLLTEKLGKKVQLVGDDVFVTNPKILAKGIETGICNSLLVKINQIGTLSETLQAVDLAKRNLYTSVMSHRSGETEDSTIADLAVATNCMQIKTGSLSRSDRMAKYNQLLRIEEELGDAAYYPGRQAFYHLK is encoded by the coding sequence ATGAGCTCTATCGTTGAAGTCGTTGCACGTGAGATTCTGGACTCTCGTGGAAATCCTACTGTTGAGGCCGATGTGCTGCTGGAATCCGGCGTCATGGGCCGTGCAGCAGTGCCTTCTGGTGCCTCCACGGGTGAGAAGGAGGCCGTCGAGCTTCGTGATGGCGACAAGTCCCGTTATCTGGGCAAGGGGGTGTTGAAGGCTGTCGAGGCTGTCAATACAGAGATCTGCGAAGCCATCATCGGCCTGGACGCAGCTGATCAGGCATTCATCGACAAGACCTTGATCGAGCTGGATGGAACCGACAACAAGAGCCGGCTGGGCGCCAATGCGATCCTGGCGGTGTCGGTGGCCGTGGCCAAGGCAGCCGCCGAAGAGGCGGGCCTGCCCCTGTACCGTTACCTGGGTGGTGCTGGCCCGATGGCGCTACCGGTGCCGATGATGAATGTCATCAATGGCGGCGCACATGCCAATAACAGCCTGGACATCCAGGAATTCATGATCATGCCGGTCGGCGCCAAGACCTTCCGCGATGCATTGCGTTGTGGTGCAGAGATCTTCCATCACCTGAAGAAGATCATCGATGCCAAAGGCATGCCTACCACCGTCGGTGACGAAGGGGGCTTTGCGCCAAACCTGAAATCGAACGAAGAAGCCCTGGCCCTGATCAGCGAGGCCGTAACGGCAGCTGGCTACACCCCAGGTGAAGATGTGCTGTTTGCATTGGATTGCGCAAGCTCCGAATTCTACAAAGATGGTCATTATGTATTGGAAGGCGAGGGTGGCCTCAAGCTGACATCCGAGCAATTTGCAGATTACCTGGCAACGCTGGCTGACAAATATCCGATCATCTCCATCGAAGACGGCATGAGTGAACATGACTGGAATGGTTGGAAACTGCTGACCGAGAAGCTGGGTAAGAAGGTGCAGCTGGTGGGCGATGACGTATTCGTGACCAATCCGAAGATCCTGGCCAAGGGGATTGAAACCGGCATCTGCAATTCGCTGCTGGTCAAGATCAACCAGATCGGCACACTCAGCGAGACGCTGCAGGCCGTTGATCTGGCTAAACGCAATCTGTATACCTCGGTCATGTCACATCGCTCGGGTGAGACTGAGGACAGCACGATTGCCGATCTCGCGGTGGCTACCAATTGCATGCAGATCAAGACCGGCTCGCTCAGCCGCTCTGATCGCATGGCGAAATACAACCAGTTGCTGCGCATCGAGGAAGAATTGGGTGACGCTGCCTATTACCCAGGCCGCCAGGCGTTCTATCATTTGAAGTAA
- a CDS encoding sensor domain-containing diguanylate cyclase: protein MEKNVNPSLVARETLKLMAQRKVMPDPENYRKIYNEIAGISDTQPGGGAGVDALLEALFKPVQQAAKGSPARMRAIKELEQLAEKAEWSSFLERYEDEILHSLASRHFKRSWPELIRELLKEWDLHRPGFSSSKKKEALERVLINFGNDLTQLNEKLSGMLKSWSEGGDPEAGVETADEDTSVAVAAPKRPAESAPSVSAEGGGMSGLSAWSELVALIVNSGLVARLKPFPDLQGEAEALLVALREVRDDATLQRFAIQVKKFCVKLELHNDHDERLFTGLLRLLELLVDNIGELVVDDQWIEGQVVVLRDMIDNPLNARQIYAAEASFKELVLKQGALKHSLQEAKETFKHMVATFIDRLGVMSTSTGGYHDKVRGYAERIQQADDMAQLNQLLADLMNDTRSVQSDMARSRDEMLLARQQANEAEERIRNLENELRAISEKVKQDHLTGALNRRGLDDAFSAEVSRVEREAMPLCVALLDVDNFKQLNDRLGHSAGDGALVHLAGVVRDTLRPTDVVARYGGEEFVVLLVNTDIDEGLRVMERLQRELTKRFFLFNNERLLITFSAGVARYRPGEDQDSVVGRADDAMYRAKKAGKNKVFAAE, encoded by the coding sequence ATGGAAAAAAATGTCAATCCTTCACTCGTTGCGCGCGAAACGCTCAAGCTGATGGCGCAACGAAAAGTCATGCCTGATCCGGAAAACTACCGGAAAATCTACAACGAAATCGCGGGGATCAGCGACACCCAGCCTGGTGGCGGTGCTGGCGTGGATGCGCTGCTGGAGGCGCTGTTCAAGCCGGTGCAGCAGGCGGCCAAGGGCAGCCCAGCCCGCATGCGAGCCATCAAGGAGCTGGAGCAGCTGGCAGAGAAAGCAGAATGGTCGTCGTTTCTGGAGCGTTATGAGGACGAGATCCTGCATAGCTTGGCGAGCCGCCATTTCAAGCGCTCCTGGCCCGAGCTGATCCGTGAATTGCTGAAGGAATGGGATCTGCATCGACCCGGCTTCTCGTCGAGCAAGAAAAAAGAGGCGTTGGAGCGGGTGTTGATCAATTTCGGGAATGATCTGACCCAGCTCAATGAAAAATTGTCCGGCATGCTCAAGAGCTGGTCTGAAGGCGGGGACCCGGAAGCAGGCGTGGAGACCGCAGACGAAGACACCTCTGTTGCCGTTGCTGCACCCAAGCGCCCAGCGGAGTCCGCGCCATCGGTGTCGGCAGAGGGTGGGGGTATGTCCGGCTTGTCGGCCTGGTCGGAACTGGTCGCGCTGATTGTCAACAGTGGCTTGGTTGCGCGTCTCAAGCCGTTTCCGGACTTGCAGGGAGAGGCGGAGGCGTTGCTGGTGGCATTGCGAGAGGTGCGTGATGACGCCACTTTGCAGCGGTTCGCCATTCAGGTGAAGAAATTCTGCGTCAAACTGGAATTGCACAACGATCACGATGAGCGTTTGTTCACCGGCTTGCTGCGTTTGTTGGAGCTGCTGGTGGACAACATCGGTGAGCTGGTGGTGGACGATCAATGGATCGAAGGGCAGGTGGTGGTGTTGCGGGATATGATCGACAACCCGCTCAACGCCCGCCAGATCTATGCTGCGGAGGCCAGCTTCAAAGAGCTGGTGCTCAAACAAGGGGCGTTGAAGCATAGCTTGCAAGAGGCCAAGGAAACCTTCAAGCACATGGTGGCTACCTTCATCGATCGGCTGGGGGTGATGTCAACCAGTACCGGCGGCTATCACGATAAGGTGAGGGGTTACGCAGAGCGGATTCAGCAAGCGGATGATATGGCACAGCTCAACCAGCTGCTGGCTGATCTGATGAATGACACCCGTAGCGTGCAGTCCGACATGGCCCGCTCTCGTGATGAGATGCTGCTGGCCAGGCAACAGGCGAATGAGGCGGAGGAGCGCATCCGTAACCTGGAAAACGAGCTGCGTGCCATCAGCGAAAAGGTCAAGCAGGATCACCTGACCGGCGCTCTGAACCGGCGGGGGCTGGACGATGCCTTCAGTGCCGAGGTCTCCAGGGTCGAGCGTGAAGCCATGCCACTGTGTGTCGCCTTGCTGGATGTCGATAACTTCAAGCAGCTGAATGATCGCCTGGGGCATAGTGCGGGCGACGGTGCGTTGGTGCACCTGGCGGGGGTGGTGAGGGATACCTTGCGGCCTACCGACGTGGTGGCGCGTTATGGCGGCGAAGAGTTCGTGGTGTTGCTGGTCAACACGGATATCGACGAAGGATTGCGGGTGATGGAGCGGTTACAGCGCGAGTTGACCAAGCGCTTCTTCCTGTTCAACAACGAGCGCTTGCTGATCACCTTCAGCGCGGGGGTGGCGCGCTATCGTCCGGGCGAGGATCAGGACTCGGTCGTGGGCCGGGCTGATGACGCCATGTATCGTGCCAAGAAGGCCGGCAAGAACAAGGTGTTTGCCGCCGAATAG